TAAATTTTCCAACATAAGAAGAAGTTAGCCACTCATAAATCTCTGTCTTTGATAAATGGTTATTCTTTCGGTATTTTCTTGCTGTAATCAAGGCATTTGCTTTGTAATCTGCATTCAAGTGATCGATGGCATACTGCGCTGCTGAACTTGAAAAACCATTCCACGTTAATTGGTTATAGAGATCTTTTTTTGACATATGTAAAACCGAATTATAGCTTTTCGCTCTATTTAAAGCAACATTGTACTGCTTCCCATCTAGTTTTGGTTGCCGCACACCATCGTATCCTACATAGTGACGGCCACCATCTACCCATTTATCCCTAGCCATTTTACCATCTGATTCAACATAATAACGGCCACCATCTACCCATTTGCCCCTTACCATTTTGCCTTCAGAATCAACATAGTAACGGCCACCATCTACCCATTCATTCTTGGCCATCTTTCCATCTGATTTGAAATAATAATTTCCTACCCATTTATTGCGAGCTTGGCTGCCTTCTGATGGTAGATTAAGTTTTTGAATTGCATAGTTTGCTTCTTCTTTTGTAAATTTTCCAACATAAGAAGAAGTTAGCCACTCATAAATCTCTGTCTTTGATAAATGGTTATTCTTTCGGTATTCTCTTGCTGTAATTAAGGCATTTGCTTTGTAATCTGCATTCAAGTGATCGATGGCATACTGCGCTACTGAACTTGAAAAACCATTCCACGTTAATTGGTTATAGAGATCTTTTTTTGACATATGTAAAACCGAATTATAGCTTTTCGCTTTATTTAAAGCAGCATTGTACTGCTTCCCATCTAGTTTTGGTTGCCGCACACCATCGTAGTCTACATAGTGACGGCCACCATCTACCCATTTATCCCTAGCCATTTTACCATCTGATTCAACATAATAACGGCCACCATCTACCCATTCATTCTTGGCCATCTTTCCATCTGATTTGAGGTAATAATTTCCTACCCATTTATTGCGAGCAGAGCTTCCTTCTGCTGTTAGATAATAATATGAACCATAGTTTTTATCATAAATCCAGTCACTTTTAACCTTTTTTCCATCAGAATCAACATAATAACGACCACCATCTACCCATTCATTTTTAGCTCTCTTTCCATCTGATTTGAGGTAGTAATTTCCTACCCAGCCAGACTGAACTTTAGATTGTGATTTATCCTGTTTAGGAGTTGTTTCTTTAGTTTTTTCAGCCGGTTTTGGTGCTGGTGTTTTTGGTTTCTCAGCAGGTTTTTGTGCTGGCGTTTTCGGTTTCTCAGCTGGTTTTGGTGCTGGCGTTTTCGGTTTCTCAGCTGGTTTTGGTGCTGGCGTTTTCGGTTTCTCAGCTGGTTTTGGTGCTGGCGTTTTCGGTTTCTCAGCTGGTTTTGGTGCTGGCTTTGGCGCTGGTTTTGGTTGCCACAAACCATCGTCTCCTACATAATAACGACCACCATCTACCCATTCATTTTTGGCCATCTTACCATCTGATTTTAGATAGTAATTTCCTACCCATTTGTTGCGAGCGTAGCTGCCTTCTGCTGTTAGATAATAATAGGATCCATAGTTTTTGTCATAAATCCACTCAGCTTTAGCCATCTTACCATCTGATTTTAGATAGTAATTGCCTACCCATGTGTTGCGAGCGTAGCTGCCTTCTCCTGTTAAATAATAGTATGACCCATAGTTATTGTCATAAATCCATTCATTTTTAGCTCTCTTCCCATTTGATTTGAGATAGTAATTACCTACCCATGCGTTTCGAGCGTAGCTACCTTCTGCGGTTAGATAATAATAGGATCCATAGTTTTTATCATAAATCCACTCAGCTTTAGCCATCTTACCATCTGATTTAAGATAGTAATTGCCTACCCAAGCATTTTGGACATAGTTTCCCGAAGCATTTAGATAGAAATAAGAATTAGCTTTTTTATCAAAAATCCACTTATTAGTAACTTTAGTACCATTTTCATAGTACGATGAGCCTACCCAACCAGACTGAGCTGTAGATTTGGACTTATCCTCTTTAGGACTTGTATTTTTAGGTTTCTCAGCAGGTTTTGGTGCTGGTTTTGGTGCTGGCTTTGGCGCTGGTTTCGGCGCTGGTTTTGGTTCTGGTTTTGGTTCTGGTTTCGGTGCTGGTGTTTTTGGTTTCTCAGCAGGTTTTTGCGCTGGTGTTTTTGATTTCTCAGCTTGATTTGACGCCGAAGTTGTATTCTCTTTTACAACCTTACCATTTTTAGATGCATCCTTTTCTTGAGCAGAAACATGCTGAGCCGAAAAAGGAAAGTCTCCAGTTGTATCTGATAATGCAATAAGTCCCAGTGTTGCAGTTGCTAAGCTGGTTACTAAAATTTTTTTTGATTTTTTCATAAAAATCTCCATTGTTTTTAATGATTTATACTTATTAGTATACCATATATTTTATTTTTTTACACTCAAATAATAACTATCTATGAAAGCCCTATTTTAAAATGAAGTGCAACACAAAAGTCATGTTCATCTGATATACTGGAGTTGCGAAAAACAGTATAAAGGAAGATGAACATGTCCACTAATTATTCTCATACAAGCACTTATCTGAAGCTGAGCGACTAGAAATTGAAGCTTATTTAAACGTAGGACTCAAACCTGCTGAGTTTGCTCGTAGACTGGGGGAAACTGCTCTACTATTACTCGTAAAATGAATCGTGGTTCCATAACACAAGTGAAATAGGTCAATGGGCAGAATATCTATTACCTACACCATTATGCAGATGCTACCCATAACCGTTATCAGTATGCTAGAGAAGCCAGCTATTATTTGAAACTAGATCGTTTATCGGACGACTTTCTGAAAGAATTTACAGAAGTAATGGGAGAGAAACCAACGGGACATAGCATAGATGCCTTTGTTCACACCTATAAACTCCAACCCCTTTTTGAAATTGGAAAATCCATTCTGTTCTGAGTGGAAAGACAATAGGAGAACCTTCTATTTTGAACTTGGCTATAGTCCGCAAAAAAAGCTGTTTGAGCTCACTCAAACAGCTTTAAAGATACTCTCTTAATTAGAGGAACAACTTTGTTACACTTGACTTGTCAATCAGTGTTAAAATAGTTATTCTAAATAATTAGTCGTCAAGATGTTGAATTGCATAATTAGCTTCTTCTTCTGTAAAGCCATCTATATAAGAGGTCAATTGATTGAAAAGACCAGATTTAGACATATTAAATAATTTTCTATAGTTCTTAGCATTAAACAATGCATTATATTTATAATCAGCTTTTAGATGATCAATAGCATATTGAGCTGCATCATTTGAAAATTTTTCTCCATATTAAGAAGTCAATTGTTTGTACAAACGCTTCTTAGACATATTTGCCCACGAATTGTAATTTTTTGCTTTCTCAAGAGCATTTGTATAGTCTGTTTTAGTTTGGTTAGAGCTGGACTGGCTAACTGAGTGATTTTGCCATAAGCCATCAGAACCTACAAAGTAACGTCCACCATCAACCCATTCATTCTTGGCCATCTTACCATCGGACTTGAGATAGTAATTTCCTTGCCAACTGCTTTTAGCATATGATCCGTCAGATTTGAGATAATACCAACCTTGGTAGCCTCCATCATAAATCCACTCGCTTTTAGCCATCTTACCATCGGACTTGAGATAGTAATTTCCTTGCCAACTGTTCTTAGCATATGATCCATCAGATTTGAGGTAATACCAGCCTTGGTAGCCTCCATCATAAATCCACTCGCTTTTAGCCATCTTACCATCGGACTTAAGATAGTAATTTCCTTGCCAACTGTTCTTAGCATATGATCCGTCGGATTTGAGGTAATACCAGCCTTGGTAGACTCCGTCATAAATCCACTCGCTTTTAGCCATCTTACCATCGGACTTGAGATAATAATCACCTTGCCAGCTGTTTTTTGCATAAGTACCATCTGATTTGAGGTAATACCAGCCTTGGTAGACGTTGTCATAAAGCCATTCATTTTTGGCCATCTTGCCATCTGACTTGAGATAGTAATTTCCTTGCCAGCTGTTTGTAACGTATGATCCGTCGGATTTGAGGTAATACCAAGCACCGTCACGATTCACCCAACCACTAGTTGTTCGACTAGATTGAGAATGAGATTGGCGTGGTTTAAAAACACCTCGAGGAGCTTTTGAGCGTTCACAGGCAACTCCATCACCATCTTTGTCTAGTCTTGAAGAATATCCAGGCTCTCCTCTATGGATATCAGAATAGCCATTTTCCCACGCTTCTGTACAATTTGAAAAGTGAATTGTATCATTAGCAAAAGTCGGTTGAGCGAGCATCATCAACGCAGACAAGCTAGCTAGACCAGCTTTAAAAAGAACTGTTTTTTTCATCATTTCCTCCCATAAAATGACATCGTTTTCTTTTTATTTTATCAAACTTAATTCAACAATTCAAATTATTTAACATATTTATCATGTTGTTTTTAAATTTAAAGAATCATTTAGGATTCACTTCCAACTCATACAAACCTCTGACTGCGTTACAGCCATAGATAGCTTCTGCTTGGTTCAAGTCTGCCAAAGTCAAGACTTTTTCCTCTACCTGTCCTGTTTTTAGCAAATGCTGACGATAGATTCCTGGCAAAATTCCTTGACTGGTAAGTGGTGTATAGAGTTTACCATTAATTTTTAAGATCAGATTTCCAATAGAAGTCTCAAGTAGTTCTCCTGTTGCATTATGGTAAATGATTTCCTGTTCCCCTAGACTTAAGTGTGGTCTATTAGTTGTTTTAAAGTAGGTAAACGCTTGATTCAAATCTGCTTCTTGCAGACAAAGTTGAGCCTGACAGAAACTTGGACTAAGGGGTGTTAAGATTTGGCTACTGAGTTCTATCTCTCCAGATTTGCTGAGGATGATTCGCAAGCGGTAGTCTTGATTAGCATCACAAACTTGGCACTCTTTCTCTATCTTTTGTCTCAGTTCTTCCGGATTAAAAGGATAGGCAAAATATCGACTAGCCTTTGTCAGTCTTTCCAGATGTTGTTCTTCAAATAACAAGTTTTTCTGGCTGATTTTCCCAGTTGTAATCAATTGGAAACGTGCTTGTTTACGATAGAGTACAGCCGCCTTTTGATGAACCTCTCGGTATTCAGATTCCCAGGTGCTATCCCAAGTAATCCCGCCTCCAACTCCATAGATGGCTTTCCCTTGATGCAGTTGAATGGTCCGAATGGCGACATTGAAAATCCGTCGTCCATTTGGAAGTAAGAGACCAATCGTTCCGCAGTAGACTCCGCGTGGTTGGGGCTCCAAGTCCTTAATAATTTCCATGGTCGCAATTTTGGGAGCTCCTGTGATGGATCCACATGGAAAGAGCGAACGGAAGATTTCAACTAGGTCCACATCCGGTCGCAACTGACTCTTGATGGTCGACGTCATCTGCCAAACGGTTGAATACTGTTCCACTTGGCAAAGACGCTCCACGTGCTCACTCCCCACCTCAGAAATACGGTTCATATCGTTGCGCAAAAGATCCACAATCATCATATTTTCAGAGCGATTTTTAGGATCCTGTTCTAGCCAGCTAGCTTGGGCAAGGTCTTCTTGGTCAGTCACTCCCCGCTGGGTTGTTCCTTTCATTGGGCGAGTCGTTAATTCACGGTCATTTTGCTCAAAAAAGAGCTCTGGGCTCATGGAAATCACCGCCATCTCGTCATGTTCAACATAGGCATTGTAGCCCGCCTCCTGTTCTACCACCATGCGATTGTAGATGGCAAAGGGATTGGCACTTAGGTCTTGCTTGAGTTGGACAGTGTAGTTGACCTGGTAGGTATCCCCCTGACGCAAATGATGGTGAATCTGAGCAATCGCCTTTTCATAGTCTGTCGCAGATGTTACTTCTTGCCACTTTGAAGGCAGATCTACTTCCTCATAAGTCAGAGGAATAGGCGATGTTTCTACCCTATCATGAACTGTAAAATATAGCAGATACTCGCCCAGTAAAGGAGCTTTATGAACTGCTAATTTCTCCTCAAATGCAGGTGCAGCCTCGTAACTAACGTAGCCCACCACATAATAGCCTTGCTCTTGGTAGCTTTCCACTTGTGCTAGCAAATCCGCCACTTCTGATAAATCTCTCGTTTTTAACTCTTTAATCGGCTGGGTAAAAGTGTATCTCTCCCCCAAAGCTCTAAAATCAATCACTGTTTTTCTATGCATATCTTAAGTATAGCACAAAAAAGCCGACCTAGAACAGCTAAATCCAGCTTTGTTTACTGATTTCTATAACGAAAAAAATTCTCTACCTTGTTTTTTTCTACTTTTTGGCAATTCTCCATCAGATAGTACCCCTTCTTCTTGTAAATACTGGTCTTATTTGGAGCACTTTGCACAAGAATTCAACAAAAAAGAACAGAGGAAGTCATGGTATCTATACCATTTTTCCTCTGTCTTTTGCTTTTCTTCTGTTACTACAGAAGAATTTCATGACTTTCTGATAGAATCTTGTGGATACTGCGCACGCGCACCTCCGATTAATTTGGGACGACTAGCTAGAGCCGTTACGTGGGCGTGCCCAATCTCTCTCAAAAGAGGGCGAATCGGAACCTGAACATGCTTGACATGCATGCCAATTGCGGTATCTCCGATATCTAATCCAGCATGGGCCTTGATAAATTCAACCTCAACTGGATCCCGCATAAACTTGAAAGCTGCCAACTGACCTGAACCTCCTGCATGAAGTGTCGGAAGGACACTAACAATTTCCAGGCCAAACTGCTCTGCAACCTGACGTTCCACAACGAGGGCCCGATTGACATGTTCACAACCTTGAACGGCTAGATGAATCCCTTTTTCCTCTAGGATATCTAGAATAGTCTTCACAATGACTTCCCCAATTTCTTGACTGGATTCCTTACCAATCTGACCACCCATTACCTCACTAGAAGAAAGGCCCAAAACAAAGATAGCTCCTTGCCTCAAATTAGCCTTTTCTATTACATCTTCTACAATCTGGCTTGTTGCTCTTTGAATGTCTTTTTCCTTCATACTTGATACCTCTTTTGTCACTCTCTATCATATCTTTTTTTACTGATTTTATCAAGGCCAACTAATCATTCTGATTTTTAAAAGCAAAACTCCCAGAATAGACTGGGAGTTAGCTAATTACTATTTTATTAATGCATATTTCAACTGTCGTCCCTTTTTCGGGTGCAGAATTGATCTTCATCTGGTAATTGTCTCCAAAATGAAGTTTGAGTCGTTGGTTGACATTTTGAAGGCCAACTCCTCCACGTTTGAGCTGACTTTGACTACTATCGCTAGTAGCTTGGAAACCAACACCATCATCCTCAATGCGGATGACAACCCCTATATCCTGTCTCTGAACAGAAACTTTAATATGGCCCTGACCTTCCTTCTCCTTAATACCATGGTAAAGAGCATTTTCTACAAGAGGTTGCAACACCAACTTGGGTAAGACTAGGTTACCAAAGTCAGGATTTTCATCAATCTCATACTCCAGCTTATCACCATAGCGTTGTTTCTGGATAAAGAGGTACTGGCGAACATGATTGATTTCATCAGAAAGAGAAATCAAATCCTTTCCTTGATTGAGCGCCAAGCGGAAATAGGTTGCCAAGGACTTGGTCACCTGAACCACTCGCTGACTATCCTGAAACTCAGCCATCCAGATGATAGTGTCTAAAGTATTATAGAGGAAATGGGGGTTAATCTGGCTCGACAGTGCTTGAAGTTCATACTGCCGGGTCGCTTCTTCCTGCCTGCGCACATCTTCCATCAACTGATCAATCTGATCCAACATGGCATTGAACTGGCGAGTCACTTCTCTCAGTTCATAGGCACCAGCTTCTTTAGCACGAAGATTTTGTGTACCAGAAGCAATTTTCAGCATGGTTTCTCTCAGGTCCTTCAAAGGCGCAATCCAGCGTTTGAGACTGAACCACACCAAGCAGAGACAGGCAAGAAGAGATAAGGCACTAGCAGCAAGCAAGGTCCACATGAGTTGACTCCGAACCTGGTCTAGCTTCTCCAGCGAAGACACGCCTATAACCGTCCAATCAGTCCCTGCAATCTGTTCCTGACTGACGTAGGATTGATGATCCAGCGTATAGCCCTGCCCCGTCTCGATGTAGGGTTTCATGGCCTCCATTTCACTCGCTGAGCTATAGACAGTACGTTTAGGATGGTAGACAAATTCATGCTTTTCATTGATGATAAAGGCAAAACCCTGCTGACCCAACTGGAGTTGGTTAAGATAGGCTTCCAGAGTTTCGTAGGAAATATCCAAACGAAGCACGCCAAGATTGCCCCCCTCTGCATCAACAAGTTCCTGAGTAACAGAAATGACCCACTGACTGTCTGATTTACGAGCTGGTGTCAAAACTGGCTTAGCTCCCTGATGAATAGCCTTTTGGTACCAATCCTCAGCCATCATATCAGAGGAAGTTTTCATCTGCACACTGTCATCAGTGGAAATGACCTGACCGGATTTGGATACCAGTACCACCGTTTTCAAGTCCTGATCTGCCTTTAAGATAGTCAAAAACAGATCTCTGATTCCCTTGGCTTGGACTTGGTTAGGATTCTCAGCATAGGTTAGGATATCCTTCTGCTGGGTCAAACTGGTAGAGGTGGTTTCTAATTTTTTGATATAAGACTGAATAAAGTGGCTAGTTTGGCTAATGGTCGTTTGGCTATTGCCCTCAATAGTGGCCTCAATAGCTGATGAACTAGATTGATAGTAGAAAGTCCCAACCAGAGCTAGGAGAATGAGAAAGACCAGAAAGATGGAAATAACCATTCTGACTAAAAGAGAAGAACGCTTCATCGGCCTTCCCCCTTCTTAAACTGACGAGGTGTCACACCTGCAATCTGTTTAAAACGCTGGGTAAAGTAGTTCATATCTTCAAAACCAACCTTTTCGGCTATCTCATAAATCTTTAAATCTGTGGTCAGAAGCAAGAGCTTGGCCTGTTTGACACGCTCTCTCACCAGATAATCCTGAAAAGGCAAGCCCAACTCTTTCTTAATTAAGGAACTCAGATAAGTCGGACTAAAACCTAGGTCACTGGCCAAAGACTTCAAACTAAACTGACTGTCAGCTAGATGGGACTGGATTTTCTGAGCAATATTTCCCTCAAACTTATCGGTTAATAAATCTTGTAACTGCTCTTCTTTTTCTTCCTTGTCTAGTTTTTGCTTGATTTTCCCCAACATTTCCTCAATATCCTGACGAGAAAAGGGTTTGAGCAGGTAATCATCTACACCGAGTTTGACAGCAGACAAGGCATAATTAAAATCATCGTAACCTGTCAAAAATACCAGATGCACCTGAGGATAGGTTTCTCGTACCAGACTGGCCAACTGGATTCCATTCAGCTGAGGCATGTTGATATCGGTTAAAATGATATCTGGCACCTGCTTTTGAATTAAGTCCCAAGCCTGCCTTCCATTTTCAGCCTGACCGATGATTTCCATATCGTAGGCTGCTACATTGACCAGCTTGGTCAAGCCTTGTCTTACCAGATACTCATCTTCTACGATTAAGATTGTGTAGGTCATGCTCTGCTCCTTTACCACTTACTAGTATCAGTATAGCAAAATTCTCCTCTAACTGCTTAGGAAAGACTTCTTAATCAACATAATCTAGTAAATAGGCATAGCCTTTTTCTGCCATTTGGTCTTTGGGAATAAATCGGATAGAAAGACTATTGATACAGTAGCGCAAGCCACCCTTGTCCTGAGGCCCATCTGTAAAGACATGGCCAAGGTGAGAATCTCCAACTCGACTTCTCACTTCCATGCGCGTCATATTGTAAGACTTATCTTCCTTGTAGGTAGCAACATCTGGGCTGATGGGTTGGGTGAAACTAGGCCAGCCACAACCAGACTCAAACTTGTCCTTTGATGAAAAGAGGGGTTCACCAGTAGCTACATCCACATAGATACCAGATTCAAATTTATCCCAATAGCGGTTTGAAAAAGCTCGTTCTGTTTGATTTTTCTGGGTAACTGCATACTCCTCAGGTGACAAGGTCTTTTTCAATTCTTCATCGCTTGGTTTAGGATATTTACTGGCATCGATGACAGGGTAGGCAGCCTGATTAACATTGATATGACAGTAGCCATTTGGATTTTTCTTGAGGTAGTCTTGGTGATAATCCTCCGCCACCACAAAATTCTTCGAGTTTTCCTTTTCAACTGCCAGAGGTTGGTCGTATTTCTTAGCCACCTCATCAAAGACTTGGTTGATTACCTCCAAATCCTTTTCATCTGTGTAATAAACGCCAGTACGATACTGGGTCCCCACATCATTTCCTTGTTTATTTTTGCTGGTTGGATTAATGATGCGGAAGTAATGAAGCAGGATTTCCTTGAGGGAAATTTGATTAGCATCATAGGTGACATGGACAGTCTCCGCATGTCCTGTTTGATTGATCAATTCGTACTTGGTTGTTTCCCCTCTACCGTTCGCATAGCCTGAAACGGCATCTGTCACTCCAGGCACGCGTGAGAAGTATTCCTCCACTCCCCAGAAACAACCTCCAGCTAGATAAATTTCGTGCAAGTCTGCGTCTTTACTAATTTCTGTTTTTTTCACTGTTTTTCCTCCTTGGCTAACGGATGCTTTCTCAATTTGCGAGCTATCTGTCTGCCCTGCATTTCGCATCAATAGAAAATAGAAACCGGTTATGGCTAGGAGAATAACCCCTGCCAAGACAAAAAGTTTTACTTTATCATTCATAGCCTTTCTCTACCCCATTTCTTTCAATTCTTTTAAAATCATATCCTTATCCATAAAACCTGGTTGTGTTTTGACCAGCTTGCCTTCCTTGTCTATAAAGGCTTGAGTCGGGTAGGAACGGACACCATAACTTTCCAAAAGTTTGCCTGATGGATCAATTAGAACTGGAAAATTTTTATAATCCAAGCCCTTGTACCAATTCTTAAAGTCCGCTTCAGATTGCTCCCCCTTATGACCAGGAGAGACCACTGTCAAAACTACATAGTCATCACCAGCATCCTTAGCGATTTCGTCCGTATCTGGAAGGCTGGCTAGACAGATGGAACACCAAGAAGCCCAGAATTTGAGATAAACTTTCTTGCCCTTGTAATCAGATAAACGATAGGTCTTGCCATCTACACCTGTCAATTCAAAATCAGCGACTTCCTGACCTTTAGTCGCAGTTTGTGAACTAACTTGTTCTGTTTTGGATTGCTCCTTCATAGTAGACTCGTCTGACATGTTTTTAGCCGAACAGGCTGCCAAACAACAGATTGAGCCTACTCCAAGGAGACATGTTTGCCATTTTTTCATTTCTTTTTCCTCTCTATTCAAATAATGTAGTCAAAATGGAAGCATTTCCCAAAAGCACCAAGATTCCCATCACGATAATGAGGAAACCACCTACTTTTTTGAGGGTTCCGAGATAAGGATGGAGTTTTCGGAAATGTTTCAAAACATAACTGGAAGCAAGAGCTAGAACCAAAAATGGTAGCGCCAAACCCAGCGTGAAAACCAACATGAGACCAGCACCCTGCAAAGCTCCTGAACCACCTGAAGCCGCCAAGGCCAAAACAGAGCCCAGAACTGGCCCCACACATGGCGTCCAAGCAAAACTAAAGGTCAACCCCAGTAAAAATGCCTGACTATAGCCGTTACCCTTTTGCCCCTGTCTCTTTAATTGTAGCCTTCTTTCCTTGTAAAGCCCCTGCAAATGTAGGACTTCCATCTGGTGTAAGCCCAAGAGAATGATAATCGCACCTGTCACATACTGAAACCAGGAAGCATACAGCAAATTGCCTAAAAAACCAGCTCCATAACCCAGTAAGATAAAGATAAAAGAAATCCCCGCTATAAAGGCCAAAGTTCGCAATAAACTAACAAGTGAGATTGAAAATTTTCCACTAGAAGCCTGAGCATCATTCTTATCATCCAATAAGACTCCTGCATAGACTGGCAACAAGGGTAAAATACAAGGAGAAAAGAAGGAAAGAATTCCAGCAAGAAAAACACTAATAAAAAAGATTACAT
This window of the Streptococcus sp. D7B5 genome carries:
- the ccdA2 gene encoding thiol-disulfide oxidoreductase-associated membrane protein CcdA2, with translation MDNVIFFISVFLAGILSFFSPCILPLLPVYAGVLLDDKNDAQASSGKFSISLVSLLRTLAFIAGISFIFILLGYGAGFLGNLLYASWFQYVTGAIIILLGLHQMEVLHLQGLYKERRLQLKRQGQKGNGYSQAFLLGLTFSFAWTPCVGPVLGSVLALAASGGSGALQGAGLMLVFTLGLALPFLVLALASSYVLKHFRKLHPYLGTLKKVGGFLIIVMGILVLLGNASILTTLFE